The following coding sequences lie in one Echinicola jeungdonensis genomic window:
- a CDS encoding TlpA family protein disulfide reductase, whose translation MDSKGMELPDFTLVDLEGNTISSEDFKGGYLVIHIATTWCPFCNAEAPYLEELAQNYRNKNVKVLIIDVKEPASLVKEKLQDRFNLASGNIG comes from the coding sequence ATGGACTCCAAGGGAATGGAACTTCCGGATTTCACATTAGTGGATCTGGAAGGCAATACTATTTCCTCTGAAGATTTCAAAGGCGGCTATTTGGTCATCCATATTGCTACTACCTGGTGTCCGTTTTGCAATGCCGAAGCTCCCTATCTTGAAGAGCTAGCCCAGAATTACAGAAATAAAAATGTCAAAGTCCTCATTATCGATGTGAAAGAACCTGCTTCCCTGGTAAAAGAAAAACTGCAAGACCGTTTCAATTTAGCTTCCGGTAATATTGGATGA